CGGGACGTACGAACGGGGGGGGGGGCATAGGGCATGGGGCAGAGGGTACGGGGGCCCACCTGGAACACGGACCACTGACGACGGAAGACCGACGACGGATTCTCGTCAGAAAGTCCCCTCTGCGCTGAATGCGTGGAGGATGCCGCCGGCCTCCTGGCGGGCCTTCTGGATGCCGTACCCCACCGTGAGGCCGGGCCAGGCCCAGCCGATCCCGGCCGAGGCGTAGTCCTTGCCCGTATCGCTGCGCCACATCTGACCCAGGCGCAGGCGCCAGGGTTTCTCTTCCGGGGCATACTCGGCGCCCAGGTGCAGGTCGACCCCCCGGGAGAACTCCCGCTCGAGGGTGCGCACCGCGTCGGCGGCCAGCGTCCAGCCCCACAGACCGCTCTGGGACGCTCCCAGGGAGATCCGCCGCTCCAGGAAATCCAGGGAGGTGTCGAGGAGGTCCTGCCCGACGACGGCCAGGCGAAGCCCTCCGGGCCGCTCGAAGAGCACGCCCAGGTCGCCCGTGAAGACGTCCTCCCACTGGGCATTCTTGTCCCCGCGGCCGTGGACGTAGCGGGCCGTGAATCCCCACCACTGCCCCCGTTTTCCCGCCGCGAGGCTCAGGCTCACGTCTTCCCGGTCGTGGGGCCCGCGCAGCCGCAGGTACTGGAGGGCCCCCCCCATGGGGGAGGTGACGTTGTCCACCACGGTCAGGGAGAAGGCGTCAAAGGAGCTGTTGTGGCGAGTCGCATAGGTGGCTCCCGCGAAGAACCCCCGGGCCGTGCCCACGGCGGCCGGATTCAGGCGGGGGGCCTCCAGGGGCCCGGCGAGAGAGCGCAGAGCCCCCCCCATGGCCACGGATCGGGCGTCCAGCACTTCCGGATGGGGACCGGAAGACCGGGCCGTGGCCGGCCAGGCGGCCAGGAGGGCGGCGAGGAGCGCGAGTCGTCTCATGGGGTCAAAAAAGGTTCCTGGCACCAGGCGGTTATGGTTATAATCCATGTCCCTTTCGCCGATAGAGGGTAGCACAACCGCGCAAACGAGCCCAGTGCGTTCCCGCCCCCGGGCCGGAACCGAGCCAGCGAGGATGGACCATGGAACCTGACCGCGTTGAATTCTTCCGGGCGCTGCTCCAGTCCCGGCTCGACGAGCTCGTGGGGGAAGCCCACAGCACCATGAGCAACCTCAGCGAAGGAGAGGATACCTACGCCGACCCCACTGACCGGGCCACCGCCGAGTCGGACCTGAACTTCCTCCTGCGCATCCGGGACCGGGAGCGCAAGCTCATCCAGAAGATCCAGGAGGCAATGCAGCGCCTGGAGGAAGGCACCTACGGCATCTGCGAGAGCTGCGGCGAGGAGATCGGCGAGAAGCGCCTGGAGGCCCGGCCGGTGACCACCCAGTGCATCGACTGCAAGTCCGAGGCGGAGCTGCGGGAGAGGACGGGCTCCTGAGCCGCCTCCATTTCGTCCCCCTGTGCCCGCGCGGGCCGGACCGGCCCAAGAGGCTCCGGGCCGCCGTCCACCCTGCCCGGACGATTCCGGCGTGACACTTCTGCGCTGCCCCCCCGCGGCCCGCCTTGCCTGCCCCCGGACCGCCGCCCGGTGGATCTTCGCCGCCATGCTCGTCGCGGCTCCGGCCGCGCTCGCCTACGTGGTCCCCTCGGGCAAGGTGCTCGAGCGGTGGGTCCAGGCGCGGGGGACCACGGTGGGGCCGGTGGAGCTGCCCGTGCGCTGGGGCGAGCAGGAAGGGAGCCTCTACGCGGCGGGACCCGGTCGGCACGCGCTGCTCCTGGGCGGCCGCGAGGTGCACCTGGACGCCGGCCCCGGGCTGCCGGCGCCGGGCCCCCTGGCCGCCCTCTGGCGCGCGCTGGATCTCTTCATGCCCGGTCCCGCCCAGGGTCTGGGGGCGAGCCTGGAGATGGCGGGGGTCGACCTGCGCCGCTCGGGGTACGCGCGAAGCGCCCGGTCCCAGGACGGGGTTGCCCTGACCCTGGGGGCAAAGGGGGAGGGGGAGTCGGCCCTCGCCCAGGTCCACTTCGCCCGAGTTCCCCTTTGGCCCCTGGCTGTGCGGTTCTCCGGCGGGGAAGAGGTGCGCCTGGGCGAGCCCGGGCCCCGGGGCTGGCCCGGGTGGTTCGACCTCCCGGGCTCGGGCCGCATCGAGGTGGTGGGGCCGCCGCGGGAATCCCCGACGGCGCCCGCCTGGGCCGCGCGCCGGTCCGAGCCGGGGGGCGGCCCGACGACCTTGCCGGACTGGCGGCGGGCCTTCGAGGGGGGCCGTCCCTGACCCCGAGCACCCTCGCGCCCGTACCCATGGCACTGTGCGCCCGCGTCGCCGTCCTTCGCCCCTTATCTCGAACCTTCCACTACCGCATCCCCGAGCACCTGCGCGGGGCGGTGGCGCCCGGGGTTCGGTGTTCGGTCCCCTTCGGCCGCACCGCCACCTCCGGGTTCGTCACGGCCATCGAGGAGGCGCCGGCGTCGCTGCGCCTGAAGGACCTCCTGGAGGTCCTGGATCCCGAGCCGTGCCTGCCCCCCGACCTCCTGGAGCTCGGGCTGTGGCTCGCCTCCTACTACCACCACTTTCCGGGCGAGGCGCTGGCGGCGCTGGTCCCCCCCTCGGTGCGGGCCTCGGCCGAGGTGGTCTACGCCGCTGCCGGCCCGGCCGGCGGCGGGGAATCTCGGGAGCCGGGAGAGCAGCGCCTTCTGGACCGGCTGCGCTCCCGGGGGGAGATCCCCGCCCGAGGGATCCGCCCCGCTGAGCAGGCGGCCTTGACGCGGCTCCTCGGCCGGGGAGAGGCGACGCGCTCCTGGCGGGTGGGCGCTCCGCCGGCGCCCCCGGGGGAAGAGTGGTTCTCGCTCGCGCCGGGCGCTCCCGCACCCGGCACCGTGGCCTCGCGGTCTCCGCGCCAGGCCCAGGTGCTGGAGGGGCTGCAGGATGGGCCCCAGCCGGCGGCCATCCTGCGGGCTCGGGGGGTCAGCCGAGAGGCCCTGGCCAGGGCGGTGGCCCGCGGCTGGGTTTCGCGAGCACGGGCTGCCGCCCTGCCCGCGGCCCCCTCGTGCTTCGCGCTCTCCGGCCAGGGGGGGGTGGAGGAGCTCTCCGGGGAGCAGGTCTCGGCCCTCCAGGAGGTCAGCCGGGGGCTCGACGCGGGGGCGTTTGCCCCGATCCTCTTGCAGGGGGTGACGGGCAGCGGGAAGACCGAGGTGTACATTCGCGCGGTGGAACAGGCCCTGGAGAGGGATCGGGGCGCGATCGTGCTGGTGCCCGAGATCGCGCTCACGCCCCAGATCGTGGGGCGGTTCTGCGCCGCCTTCGGGGACGCGGTGGCCCTGTTCCACAGCGCGCTCGGCGAGAGGGAACGGCGTCTCCAGTGGCTGCGGGTGCACAGCGGGGAGATCCGGGTCGCGGTGGGCGCCCGATCCGCGGTCTTTGCCCCGGTCCGGCGCCTGGGGCTCGTGGTAGTGGACGAGGAGCACGAGCCCTCGTACAAGCAGGAAGAGGGCCTGCGCTACCACGCCAAGCACGCGGCCCTCGTGCGGGCGAGGGCCTGCGGCGCCGTGGCGCTCCTGGGGTCGGCGACCCCAGACGTGGAGACCTTTCACGCCGCCGACACGGGTCGCTACGCCCGGGCGGTGCTTCCCCGCAGGGTGCTGGCCTCGACCGCCCTCCAGGTGGAGGTGGTGGATCTGCGCCAGGAGGAGAGCCGCCGCCGGGCTCGGGTCCTCCTCTCCGAGCCCCTGCGCCTGGCGGTGGCCGGGGCGGTGGAGCGAGGAGAGCAGGCCCTGCTCTTCCTCAACCGCCGGGGCTTTAGTCCGGCCCTGGTGTGCCGGGGGTGCGGCGAAGCGCTGGGCTGCCGCCGCTGCTCCATTGCGCTGACCCTGCACCGGCATACCGGTGCGCCGGCGCTGCTCTGCCACTATTGCGGCGGCCAGCGGGTGCCGCCCCCGGCGTGCCCCGCCTGCGGGAAGGGGGAGCTGGCGGCTGCCGGCGCCGGCACCCAGCGCCTCCTGGAGGAAGCGCTCGCAGCGTGGCCCGGCGCCCGGGTGGTGCGCCTGGACCGCGATACCGTGCGGCAGGGGCGGGGCACGGCGGTGCTGGGGGCCTTTTCCCGGGGGGAGGCCGACGTGCTGGTGGGTACCCAGATGGTGGCCAAGGGGCACCACTTTCCCCGGCTCACGGTGGTGGGGGTGGTGGACGCGGACCTCTCGCTGCACTTCCCGGACTTCCGGGCGGGGGAGCGCACCTTCCAGACCCTGATGCAGGTGGCGGGGCGGGCCGGACGCGAGGTCCTGGCCGGCCGGGTCTTCTTCCAGACCCGAAACCCGCACCACGAGGTGCTTGCGGCGGCGGTGGCCGGCGACTACGAGGCCTTTGCCCGGGCCGAGCTCCGGGTGCGGCGGGAGGCGGGTTTCCCGCCGTTTCGGCGCCTGGCGCTCCTGCGGATCTCCGGGCCCGAGGCGGCAGCGGCGCGCACGGAGGCGGAGGTCCAGGCCGGGAGGGCGCGGGCCCTGGCCGGCACGGGCGTCGAGGTGCTGGGGCCGGCGCCCGCACCCCTGGAGCGGCTGCGAGGACGGTGGCGGTTCCAGGTGCTCCTGAAGGGGCCGGGACCGGAGGCCGCTCCCCTCCAGCGGCTGCTGCGCCGGCTCCTGGACCGCCGGGACGCCGATCCGCCCGCCCCGGAGGTGCGCGTCCAGGCGGATGTGGACCCGGTGAATCTCCTGTAGCGTGAGGGGGGCGGTGGATCTTGACCGCTCCGGCGCCTTGAAATCCCGGGGGCGCAGGGACTAAGGTAACGGGCCGTTGCCCCCCGGGGCCGCCTGCGGGGAAGGAAGGAGCGCGTGGACCGACGTGGGGTCGTGGATGCCCTGGTGCTTCGGGGCGCCCGGGGGGTGGGGGATCGGGGCTTCCGGGCCCTGGTGGACGCCTTCGGTGGCGCCGGCGCGGTCCTGGCCGCCGGGCGGGCGGAGCTCGAGGCTCGGTGCGGCGCGACCGGGCTCCTGGTGGGAGCCCTGGAGGAAGCCCGGAGGGCCCGCAGCCGCTGGGAGGAGGAGGTGCGGCGGGCGGCCGAGGGCGGGTTCACCCTGGCGGTGTACGGGGGGGCGGGCTATCCGCGGCTCCTGGCCGAGATCCCGGACCCCCCCCCGGTGCTCTACCTGGCAGGCTCCCTGGAGACCGGCGACGAGCGGGCGGTGGCCGTGGTGGGGAGCCGCAGGGCCAGCACCTACGGAGTGCGCTTCGCCCGGGCCCTGGCCCGGGACCTGGCCGGGGCCGGAATCACCGTGGTGAGCGGGCTCGCCCGGGGGATCGACGCGGCGGCTCACCAGGGGGCCCTCGATGCGGGGGGGCGCACCGCCGCCGTCTTCGGGGCCGGGCTCGACGTGATCTACCCCGGGTGGAACGAGGCCCTGGCCCGGGCGGTGCGGGGAGCCGGGGCCTGGGTGAGCGAGCTTCCCCTGGGGAGCGAACCCCGCGCCCACCACTTCCCGCGGCGCAACCGCATCATCAGCGGGCTGAGCCTGGGCGTCGTGGTGGTGGAGGCCGCCGAGCGCAGCGGCTCCCTCATCACCGCCACCTGCGCCCTGGAGCAGGGGCGGGAGGTCTTCGCCGTGCCCGGCCTCCCGGGGTCCTACAACGCCCGGGGCGCCCACGGCCTCCTGCGGGCGGGGGCCAAGCTGGTGGAGCGGGCCGAGGACGTGCTGGCCGAGCTGCCCCCTCTTGCCGGGGGGCCTTCTCCGGCCTCGGCACTCCGGCCGCCGCGGGACGGGCCCCCCGAGCCGCCGGCGGCCCACCGCAGCGTGTGGGAGGCCCTGGAGGCCGTTCCCCTCCACATCGACGAGGTGGCGGCGCGGGCGGACATGGGGGCGGCCCGGGCGGGGGCGGCGCTGATGGAGCTGGTTCTCGGGGGGTTTGCCGAAGAATGGCCCGGGAAGCGGTACTCCCGGGCTCGCAGCGGATCGGAGAGTCCATGAAGGGCAGGATGTTCGAAGTGGTGGCCTACATCGCCCGGCGCTACGGGCCGGACGGTTCGGCGGTGGAAGATCCCTGGGACCTGCGCGACGAGCTCCTCGACGCGGGGTTTGTGGAGGACGACGTGGAGCGGGCGTTCTCCTGGATGGAGCGGTTGCGCCGCACCGGGACCCCCATGCTCCCGGCGCGGGCCCCGGGAGCCGCGCTGCGCACGCCCACCGCCGACGAGGCCCGCAAGCTCTCGGCGGCGGCCCGGGGATTGCTCCTGCGCCTGGAGCAGGGGGGCATCATCGACGAGGCCATGCGCGAAGCGGTGTACGCCAAGGCACTCACCCTCGAGGAGCCCGAGCTCGGGGCCGAAGAGGTGCGGGTGCTCGTGGCGCTGCTCCTGCGCGCGGCGCCGGGTTCGGACGAGCGGGTGAGCGCCCTGGTGCTGGCGGGGAACCTGGACGGCGTGTACCACTGAACGAGCGCGTGGACTGGCACGGACGGACACGGACGGACACGGACGGACAAGGACCGGCGCGGTGAAGACCGCGCCTCGGGAATGACAGGCCAATGCCAAAATCGCTGCTGATCGTCGAGAGCCCCGCCAAGGCCCGCACCCTCAAGGGGTACCTGGGGAAGGACTTCCAGGTCGAGGCCAGCGTGGGCCACGTGAAAGACCTTCCCAAGAGCGAGCTCGGGGTCGACGTGGACCGGGGGTTCGAGCCCCGCTACGGGGTCATCCGGGGAAAGGGCAAGGTCCTCGCCCAGCTCAAGAAGGCGGCCCAGGCGGCCGACGTGGTCTACCTGGCCCCCGACCCGGACCGGGAGGGGGAGGCCATCGCCTGGCACATCGCCGAGGAGATCCGGCCCCGGGGCGGGCAGAAGCCCATCTACCGGGTGCTCATCAACGAGATCACCAAGAAGGGCGTGCAGCAGGCCCTGGCCCACCCCCGGCCCATCGACGCCAACCGCTACAACGCCCAGCAGGCCCGCCGCATCCTGGACCGGCTCGTGGGGTACCGGATCAGCCCGATCCTATGGGACAAGGTGCGCCGCGGGCTCTCCGCCGGCCGGGTACAGTCCGTCGCCTTGCGCCTGGTCGTGGACCGGGAGCGGCAGGTGCAGGCCTTTACGCCCGAGGAGTACTGGACCGTCGACGCGGTGCTCCGGGGCTCGAAGGATCCGGCCTTCACGGCCCGGCTGCGCAAGGTGGAGGGCAAACCCGCCAGGCTCGGCAACCGGGCCATGGCCGAGGAAGCCCTGGCGCAGGCCCGGGAGCAGGCGTTTCGGCTCGCCAAGGTGGAGAAGAAGGAAAAGCGCCGCAACCCGGCGCCCCCCTTCATTACCTCGACCCTCCAGCGCGATGCCTTCCGCAAGCTGCGCTTCTCGGCCAAGAAGACCATGTCGGTGGCCCAGCGCCTCTACGAAGGCGTGGACGTGGAGGGCCAGCCGGTGGGGCTCATCACCTACATGCGCACCGACTCCACGCGCCTCTCCGACGACGCGGTGGCCGCGTGCCGCGAGCACGTGGCCCGGGTGTACGGACCCTCCTTCGTGCCCGAGAAGCCCGTGGTGTACCGGGCGAAGAAGGGCGCCCAGGACGCCCACGAGGCCATCCGCCCCACCTCCATGGACCACGAGCCCGAGCGGGTGCGGCCCTTCCTGGAGCCCGACCAGTACCGACTCTACAAGCTGGTGTGGGAACGGTTCGTGGCGTGCCAGATGAAGCCCGCGCAGTACGACCAGACCACCTTCGACGTGGCGGCCGGCCCCTATCTCTTCCGGGCCACCGGGTCGATCCTGCGGTTCAAGGGCTTCACGGCGGTGTACGTGGAGGGCGTGGACGACGCCCAGGGCGGCGCCCCCGACGAGGACGAAGAAGGCCGCCAGCTGCCGGACCTGGCGGAGGGGGAGGTCCTGCGCCTGGTGGACCTGACCCACGGCCAGCACTTCACCCAGCCACCGCCCCGGTTCACCGAGTCCACCCTGGTCAAGGAGCTCGAAGAACAGGGCATCGGCAGGCCGTCGACCTACGCGCAGATCCTCTCCACCTTGCGGGAGAAGGACTACGTGAAGATGGCCGAGCGGCGCTTCGTTCCAACGGATCTCGGGGTGCTGGTCACCGATCTGCTCGTGCGCAACTTCCCCCGGGTGCTCGACGTGGGCTTCACGGCGGAGATGGAGGCCGAGCTCGACCACGTGGAGGAGGGGACACGCCAGTGGCAGGACCTCTTGCGGGGCTTCTACGGCCCGTTCTCCGAGACCCTGGAGAAGGCCGCCCAGGAGATGGAGAACGTCAAGGCCCGGGAAGAGCCCACCGACGTGGCCTGCGAGCGCTGCGGCAAGCCCATGGTCATCCGCTGGGGGCGCAACGGCTTCTTCCTGGCCTGCTCCGGATACCCCGAGTGCCGTAACACCAAGGAGTTCGAGCGCCGCACCGACGGAGGCGTGGCGGTGCGCGGCGGGGAGAAGACGGGGGAGGCCTGCCCCGAGTGCCGGGCCGAGCTCGTGCTGCGCACCGGGAAGTTCGGGCGGTTCGTGGCGTGCAGTCGCTACCCCGAGTGCCGTTTCACCCGGCCCGTCACCACGGGGGTTCGCTGCCCCCGCCCGGGATGCACCGGCGAACTGGTGGAGAAGCGCAGCAAGCGGGGCAAGACCTTCTTCGCCTGCAACCGCTACCCCGACTGCGAAAACGCCCTGTGGGACCGCCCCGTGCCCCGCCCCTGCCCCGCCTGCGGCCATCCCTTCCTGGTGGAAAAGGAAACCCGCGCAGGCCCCGCCGTGCGCTGCCCCAAGCGCGGCTGCGGCTACAAGGAGGGGGGTGAGGGGTAAAGCCTCTTCGTCACCTCCTCCAAGGTCAGGCCCTCGATGCACAGGATCTTGCGGCGGGAGGCGTGGCCGCGCACCAGGGTCACGGCGCTGCGGGCGACCCCCAGCTGCTTGGCGAGGAACCGCACCAGGGCATCGTTGGCTTCGCCGTCGACCGGCGGGGCGGTCAGGCGCACCTTGACGGCTCCGCCCTGGAGCCCGGCCACTGCGTCTCGGGAGGCGCGGGGCTGCACCCACACCTCCAGCTCGGCCGCGGCCCCGCTCCTAGCTGGCATCCCCTACGAGCGTCCCTTCCTCGGTGCTCCCCCCGGGGGAGCCTCCAAGAGCTGGTGTTCCCTGGGGTTCCTGCGGTGCGTCAGGCCTTGTGGGCGCTCCCGGACGGGAGATGAGGTCCGGGGCCCCCGAGGGCTGGGCCGACTTGTCCTCGACCCACCGGATCAGGGTGTCGGCCAGGGCCCCCAGTTCGGCGAGCCACAGCCCCCGGCGCTCCCGGGCCTCCAGGATCTCGCGCCGCACGCGCACGAGCTCTTCGTTGGCTCCCGCCAGGATGCGGTCGGCCTGGAGCTGGGCTTGGTGCCGCACGGCCTCGGCCTCGGCCCGGGTCTGCTCCAGGAGGCCCGCCTGGAGGTCCCGGGCGGCCGCCAGGGTTCCCTCCAGGTTGCGGCGGGCGTCCTTCTCCTGCGCCAGCTCGGCCCGGGCGGCGTCGCGCTCCTCGATCAGGCGTTCGAGTTCGTCGGCCACGCGCTGGAGGAAGGCGTCCACCTCCCCCGGGTCGAAGCCCCGGAAGGCCACGCGGAAGGTCTGCTCGTGCACGTCGAGGGGGGTGATGCGCATGGGGGCCTCCCGGGGTCGGGGGTCAGGGGCCCAGGCGGCGGGCCAGGTCGAAGAGACTCGCCACGAGGAAGGACCGCAGGAAGTAGATGGCCAGGATCACCAGCATGGGAGAGAAGTCGAGGCCCCCGAAGCTCAGGGGCACGCGCCGGCGCACCCAGTGGGTCACCGGGTCCGTGGCCCGGTACAGGAACCGCACGATGGGGTTGTAGGGGTCGGGGTTCACCCAGGAGAGCACGGCCCGGGCGATGACGAGCCAAAGGTAGACCACCAGAACCAGGTCGAGTACGGTGGCGGCGGCCCGCAGGAAATTCGCGATCACGAACATGTCTCAGCCTCCCTCCGGGAGGCCCAGCTCCCGGGAGCGGAGCGCGGCGGCGCGCACCGCCTCCACCACGGCCCCGCGGAAGCCGGCGAGCTCCAGCTCCCGGAGCCCGGCGATGGTCGTCCCCCCCGGGGAGGCCACCCGGTCCTTGAGCTCGGCGGGGTGCTCCCCGGAGGCCTTGGCCAGCTGGGCCGCTCCCAGCAGGGTCTGGCACGCCAGGTCCCGGGCGAGCGGGCGGGGAAGCCCCATGAGGACGCCCCCGTCGGCCAGGGCCTCGAGGAAGGCGAAGGCGTAGGCGGGGCCGCTCCCGCTCAGTCCCGTGACCGCGTCCAGGAGCCCCTCCGATGCCAGGGGGTAGGTCTCCCCAACGGCCCCGAGGAGCCGCCGGGCGATCTCGCGCTCCGCCGGTCCCGCGTGCTCGTTGGCGCAGTACGCGCTCGCGGCGCACCCCACGAGGGCCGGCGTGTTGGGCATGGCCCGCACCACCGCGGTGCCGGGGGGAAGCCGCCGCCCCAACCGGGCCAGGGTCACCCCCGCGCACACGCTCACCACCACCGCCCCCGGTGCCAGGGCGGGAGCAATGGCTCCGAGCACGGAGTCCGCGTCC
The sequence above is a segment of the Thermodesulfobacteriota bacterium genome. Coding sequences within it:
- the dksA gene encoding RNA polymerase-binding protein DksA — translated: MEPDRVEFFRALLQSRLDELVGEAHSTMSNLSEGEDTYADPTDRATAESDLNFLLRIRDRERKLIQKIQEAMQRLEEGTYGICESCGEEIGEKRLEARPVTTQCIDCKSEAELRERTGS
- the priA gene encoding primosomal protein N', producing the protein MALCARVAVLRPLSRTFHYRIPEHLRGAVAPGVRCSVPFGRTATSGFVTAIEEAPASLRLKDLLEVLDPEPCLPPDLLELGLWLASYYHHFPGEALAALVPPSVRASAEVVYAAAGPAGGGESREPGEQRLLDRLRSRGEIPARGIRPAEQAALTRLLGRGEATRSWRVGAPPAPPGEEWFSLAPGAPAPGTVASRSPRQAQVLEGLQDGPQPAAILRARGVSREALARAVARGWVSRARAAALPAAPSCFALSGQGGVEELSGEQVSALQEVSRGLDAGAFAPILLQGVTGSGKTEVYIRAVEQALERDRGAIVLVPEIALTPQIVGRFCAAFGDAVALFHSALGERERRLQWLRVHSGEIRVAVGARSAVFAPVRRLGLVVVDEEHEPSYKQEEGLRYHAKHAALVRARACGAVALLGSATPDVETFHAADTGRYARAVLPRRVLASTALQVEVVDLRQEESRRRARVLLSEPLRLAVAGAVERGEQALLFLNRRGFSPALVCRGCGEALGCRRCSIALTLHRHTGAPALLCHYCGGQRVPPPACPACGKGELAAAGAGTQRLLEEALAAWPGARVVRLDRDTVRQGRGTAVLGAFSRGEADVLVGTQMVAKGHHFPRLTVVGVVDADLSLHFPDFRAGERTFQTLMQVAGRAGREVLAGRVFFQTRNPHHEVLAAAVAGDYEAFARAELRVRREAGFPPFRRLALLRISGPEAAAARTEAEVQAGRARALAGTGVEVLGPAPAPLERLRGRWRFQVLLKGPGPEAAPLQRLLRRLLDRRDADPPAPEVRVQADVDPVNLL
- the dprA gene encoding DNA-processing protein DprA, with protein sequence MDRRGVVDALVLRGARGVGDRGFRALVDAFGGAGAVLAAGRAELEARCGATGLLVGALEEARRARSRWEEEVRRAAEGGFTLAVYGGAGYPRLLAEIPDPPPVLYLAGSLETGDERAVAVVGSRRASTYGVRFARALARDLAGAGITVVSGLARGIDAAAHQGALDAGGRTAAVFGAGLDVIYPGWNEALARAVRGAGAWVSELPLGSEPRAHHFPRRNRIISGLSLGVVVVEAAERSGSLITATCALEQGREVFAVPGLPGSYNARGAHGLLRAGAKLVERAEDVLAELPPLAGGPSPASALRPPRDGPPEPPAAHRSVWEALEAVPLHIDEVAARADMGAARAGAALMELVLGGFAEEWPGKRYSRARSGSESP
- a CDS encoding DUF494 family protein, with protein sequence MKGRMFEVVAYIARRYGPDGSAVEDPWDLRDELLDAGFVEDDVERAFSWMERLRRTGTPMLPARAPGAALRTPTADEARKLSAAARGLLLRLEQGGIIDEAMREAVYAKALTLEEPELGAEEVRVLVALLLRAAPGSDERVSALVLAGNLDGVYH
- the topA gene encoding type I DNA topoisomerase, encoding MPKSLLIVESPAKARTLKGYLGKDFQVEASVGHVKDLPKSELGVDVDRGFEPRYGVIRGKGKVLAQLKKAAQAADVVYLAPDPDREGEAIAWHIAEEIRPRGGQKPIYRVLINEITKKGVQQALAHPRPIDANRYNAQQARRILDRLVGYRISPILWDKVRRGLSAGRVQSVALRLVVDRERQVQAFTPEEYWTVDAVLRGSKDPAFTARLRKVEGKPARLGNRAMAEEALAQAREQAFRLAKVEKKEKRRNPAPPFITSTLQRDAFRKLRFSAKKTMSVAQRLYEGVDVEGQPVGLITYMRTDSTRLSDDAVAACREHVARVYGPSFVPEKPVVYRAKKGAQDAHEAIRPTSMDHEPERVRPFLEPDQYRLYKLVWERFVACQMKPAQYDQTTFDVAAGPYLFRATGSILRFKGFTAVYVEGVDDAQGGAPDEDEEGRQLPDLAEGEVLRLVDLTHGQHFTQPPPRFTESTLVKELEEQGIGRPSTYAQILSTLREKDYVKMAERRFVPTDLGVLVTDLLVRNFPRVLDVGFTAEMEAELDHVEEGTRQWQDLLRGFYGPFSETLEKAAQEMENVKAREEPTDVACERCGKPMVIRWGRNGFFLACSGYPECRNTKEFERRTDGGVAVRGGEKTGEACPECRAELVLRTGKFGRFVACSRYPECRFTRPVTTGVRCPRPGCTGELVEKRSKRGKTFFACNRYPDCENALWDRPVPRPCPACGHPFLVEKETRAGPAVRCPKRGCGYKEGGEG
- a CDS encoding DUF167 domain-containing protein, encoding MPARSGAAAELEVWVQPRASRDAVAGLQGGAVKVRLTAPPVDGEANDALVRFLAKQLGVARSAVTLVRGHASRRKILCIEGLTLEEVTKRLYPSPPSL
- a CDS encoding DivIVA domain-containing protein; translation: MRITPLDVHEQTFRVAFRGFDPGEVDAFLQRVADELERLIEERDAARAELAQEKDARRNLEGTLAAARDLQAGLLEQTRAEAEAVRHQAQLQADRILAGANEELVRVRREILEARERRGLWLAELGALADTLIRWVEDKSAQPSGAPDLISRPGAPTRPDAPQEPQGTPALGGSPGGSTEEGTLVGDAS
- a CDS encoding YggT family protein translates to MFVIANFLRAAATVLDLVLVVYLWLVIARAVLSWVNPDPYNPIVRFLYRATDPVTHWVRRRVPLSFGGLDFSPMLVILAIYFLRSFLVASLFDLARRLGP
- the proC gene encoding pyrroline-5-carboxylate reductase, coding for MTKLPRVALVGLGNMGEALLKGLLERGLLSPGQVSGAEPVPTRREDVALRYGIAAHEGAADACRGAGAVVLAVKPQDADSVLGAIAPALAPGAVVVSVCAGVTLARLGRRLPPGTAVVRAMPNTPALVGCAASAYCANEHAGPAEREIARRLLGAVGETYPLASEGLLDAVTGLSGSGPAYAFAFLEALADGGVLMGLPRPLARDLACQTLLGAAQLAKASGEHPAELKDRVASPGGTTIAGLRELELAGFRGAVVEAVRAAALRSRELGLPEGG